A section of the Primulina eburnea isolate SZY01 chromosome 1, ASM2296580v1, whole genome shotgun sequence genome encodes:
- the LOC140826937 gene encoding mechanosensitive ion channel protein 6-like, with protein sequence MPGSPEVIVKIHGGDQPATTTTPPSNRSPNATRSLQQREFIFHEDPPSKMIGQFLNQQKASGGEMALDMDMEMDELRHDQGNHQNFSPVNSNQNNYVENNSSSPTSKELSFSFQAPQSSGSNVVDIGAYEQKNFRKSNGPSSDEDESQKRVHNRKRLSNVENNVDVNNNAGGEDCRLSRRASIQRRFSNLGRLETNSRLMNPHEIPDRRSGMIKSGQILSGKLDIPVEDEEDDPLFGEDLPEDYNKAKFDALTIAQWLSLILLVSALVCTLAVSKWKRKKMRGLSLWKWEVLVLVLICGRLVSGWGIRIVVFFIERNFFMRKRILYFVYGIRKAVQNCIWLGLVLISWHYMLDQKIEKDNKFLLYVNKLMVCLLVGTLLWLVKTLMVKVLASSFHVSTFFNRIQESLFNQYVIETLSGPPLIEIQNHQEEEDRTLVEVWRHHNAGATLPPDLRPPVFQPMKSEKFAGTIPGGLPPKPTKGASDKISGTLPRNQDDQGISIDHLHRLNNKNISAWNMKRLINTVKNGVLSTLDEQVMDNSRGDEATTQIRSECEAKVAARKIFQNVAKPKAKFIYLNDLMRFMREEEALKTLNVVEGSTESEKISKASLKNWVVNAFRERKALALTLNDAKTAVKKLHQMVNAIMGITIFIIWLVILEVATSKFLLFLSSQIVVVAFVFGNTCKTVFEAVIFVFVMHPFDVGDRCEVDGVQMIVEEMNILTTIFLRFDNQKILYPNVTLATRPISNFYRSPDMGDSVEFAVHLATPAEKIALIKQRITSYIENKSEYWYPSPSVVLMNLEDLNRLKMSVWLRHRMNHQNMGERWKRRALLVEEMVRIFKELDIEYRLYPLDINIRAMPPLNSTRIHSAWPPPLPE encoded by the exons ATGCCAGGATCGCCTGAAGTCATCGTAAAAATCCATGGCGGTGATCAACCCGCCACCACCACCACACCGCCCTCCAATAGGTCCCCAAATGCAACCAGGTCTTTGCAACAAAGGGAATTCATTTTTCACGAAGATCCCCCGTCCAAGATGATTGGCCAGTTCTTGAATCAACAGAAGGCTTCTGGTGGCGAAATGGCTCTGGACATGGATATGGAAATGGATGAGTTGCGCCATGATCAAGGAAATCATCAGAATTTTTCTCCTGTCAATTCCAATCAGAATAATTATGTTGAGAATAATAGCAGTTCTCCGACGTCGAAGGAGCTGAGCTTCTCTTTCCAAGCTCCACAATCTAGTGGTAGCAATGTAGTTGATATAGGGGCCTACGAGCAGAAAAACTTTAGAAAAAGCAACGGACCCTCCTCTGATGAGGATGAGAGTCAGAAAAGGGTTCATAACAGGAAGAGATTGTCAAATGTGGAGAATAATGTTGATGTCAATAATAATGCAGGTGGTGAGGATTGTCGGCTTTCGAGGCGCGCCTCAATTCAGAGGAGGTTTAGTAATTTAGGTAGGTTGGAGACCAACTCTAGGCTGATGAACCCACATGAGATTCCCGACAGAAGGTCCGGTATGATCAAATCTGGCCAAATCCTATCAGGGAAGTTAGATATCCCTGTGGAAGATGAAGAGGATGATCCATTGTTCGGTGAAGATCTCCCCGAGGACTATAATAAAGCTAAGTTTGATGCCTTAACTATTGCACAGTGGCTTAGTCTAATTCTCCTTGTTTCCGCTTTGGTATGTACCCTCGCTGTTTCCAAATGGAAGAGAAAGAAAATGAGGGGATTGAGTTTGTGGAAGTGGGAGGTGCTAGTACTTGTTCTCATTTGTGGGAGATTGGTGTCTGGTTGGGGAATAAGGATTGTCGTTTTCTTCATCGAGAGAAACTTTTTTATGAGGAAACGAATTCTGTACTTCGTGTATGGAATAAGGAAAGCTGTCCAGAACTGCATTTGGTTGGGGTTGGTTTTGATTTCTTGGCATTACATGCTTGACCAGAAGATCGAGAAGGACAACAAGTTTCTTCTGTATGTAAACAAGTTGATGGTATGCTTGCTTGTGGGGACGTTGTTGTGGCTGGTTAAGACCCTCATGGTTAAAGTCCTTGCTTCTTCGTTTCATGTCAGCACGTTCTTCAATCGTATTCAAGAATCATTGTTTAATCAATATGTCATCGAGACACTGTCAGGACCTCCACTCATCGAGATACAGAATCATCAGGAAGAAGAAGATAGGACTTTGGTCGAGGTGTGGAGGCATCACAATGCCGGAGCCACATTGCCACCTGATTTGAGGCCACCAGTTTTCCAACCTATGAAGAGTGAAAAGTTCGCAGGCACCATACCTGGAGGTTTGCCTCCAAAACCGACAAAGGGAGCAAGCGACAAGATTTCTGGAACACTGCCTAGAAACCAAGATGATCAAGGCATATCAATTGATCACTTGCACAGGTTAAACAATAAGAACATCTCTGCATGGAATATGAAAAGATTAATAAACACGGTCAAGAATGGGGTTCTGTCCACCCTGGATGAGCAAGTGATGGATAACTCACGAGGCGATGAGGCTACAACCCAGATCAGGAGTGAATGTGAGGCCAAGGTTGCagcccgaaaaatatttcagaaTGTAGCTAAGCCTAAGGCCAA GTTTATCTACCTTAACGATCTGATGAGGTTCATGCGAGAAGAAGAGGCTTTGAAAACCTTGAATGTCGTGGAAGGATCAACTGAAAGCGAAAAAATAAGCAAAGCATCTCTTAAAAATTGGGTG GTCAATGCGTTTAGAGAAAGAAAAGCTCTTGCCCTGACACTAAATGATGCGAAAACAGCAGTCAAAAAGCTTCATCAGATGGTAAACGCCATAATGGGTATCACCATATTCATCATTTGGTTAGTCATTCTTGAAGTTGCTACTAGCAAGTTTCTGCTCTTCCTTAGCTCTCAGATTGTGGTAGTTGCATTTGTATTTGGAAACACTTGCAAGACAGTATTTGAAGCTGTCATATTTGTATTCGTCATGCATCCTTTTGATGTGGGCGATCGGTGTGAGGTTGATGGAGTTCAG ATGATTGTTGAAGAAATGAACATCTTGACTACAATCTTCTTGAGGTTCGACAATCAGAAGATATTATATCCAAATGTAACTCTCGCCACTAGGCCCATCAGCAACTTCTACCGCAGTCCAGATATGGGCGACTCAGTTGAATTTGCAGTCCATCTTGCTACACCAGCAGAGAAGATAGCCTTGATCAAGCAAAGAATCACAAG TTACATCGAGAACAAGAGCGAATACTGGTATCCTTCGCCCTCTGTAGTCTTAATGAATCTAGAAGATTTGAACAGATTGAAAATGTCTGTATGGCTGAGGCACCGAATGAACCACCAGAACATGGGAGAGAGGTGGAAGAGGAGAGCCCTTTTAGTGGAAGAGATGGTCAGAATTTTTAAAGAGCTGGACATAGAGTATCGTTTGTATCCCCTCGATATCAACATTCGTGCAATGCCTCCTCTCAACTCTACCCGGATCCATTCGGCCTGGCCTCCGCCTCTCCCTGAGTGA
- the LOC140826946 gene encoding uncharacterized protein isoform X1, whose translation MMRKRPRTSLDYAIVDVWDREIGRLSARKFAHRLAASEDLVLRLCFVRTLAKHRGCVNTISFSAAGDILVSGSDDRRIILWDWETGSAKLSFHSGHRNNVFQAKFMPYTGDLSIVTCAADGEVRHAQIHDSGKVETHLLAKHQGRAHKLAIEPGSPHIFYTCGEDGLVQHIDLRTGTATSLFTCKPVQKQSYMSVVHLNAITIDPRNPNLFAVGGSDQLARLFDIRKYKWDASSEFDRPVDYFCPPHLTDDEHVGITGLAFSDQSELLVSYSDEFIYLFARDIGLGPDPTLTSQLSDGNDVADSSNLPSGSPLSNVNANVTGAPQAYKGHRNCETVKGVNFFGPKCEYVMSGSDCGRIFIWKKKGGELIRVIEADKHVVNCIESHPHATVLASSGIEHDIKIWTPNNIDKATLPTNIQKDMVSNSIHRRIGFLTFGGFYDDDDGLGFYDLNDEDDDDSEDDDSRDDDDDGDDCNHDYSTDSDEVLSEEEVEVVEVEEEAVENDGTNLTLLGESEYSGDSDSDSDGDDSEDGFEEDGDFENAAADDSLVDLCDIDDYTF comes from the exons ATGATGAGAAAGAGACCCAGAACGAGTCTAGACTACGCGATTGTTGATGTTTGGGATCGGGAAATTGGCCGTCTTTCCGCGCGGAAGTTTGCACATCGCCTTGCTGCGTCAGAG GATCTTGTGCTTCGTCTTTGTTTTGTGCGAACTCTAGCTAAACATCGAGGCTGTGTCAATACTATTAGCTTCAGTGCGGCTGGTGATATTCTTGTGTCAGGCTCTGATGATAGGAGGATCATTCTCTGGGACTGGGAAACTGGTAGTGCTAAACTTTCTTTCCATTCAGGTCATCGCAACAATGTTTTCCAAGCAAAGTTCATGCCATACACTGGAGACCTGAGCATTGTTACCTGCGCTGCTGATGGAGAG GTGAGACATGCTCAAATTCATGACTCAGGAAAAGTGGAGACCCATTTACTGGCAAAACATCAAGGACGAGCACACAAACTGGCGATTGAACCTGGAAGCCCACATATCTTTTATACCTGTGGTGAAGACGGCTTGGTTCAACAT ATTGATCTGAGAACTGGAACGGCTACCAGCCTTTTTACTTGTAAACCCGTGCAAAAACAAAGTTATATGTCCGTCGTCCATCTAAATGCAATCACTATAGATCCAAGAAATCCTAATTTATTTGCTGTAGGTGGATCTGATCAGCTGGCTAGACTATTTGATATTCGTAAATATAAGTGGGATGCGTCATCTGAATTTGATAGGCCTGTCGATTACTTTTGTCCCCCTCATTTGACAGACGATGAGCATGTGGGCATAACTGGGTTGGCATTTTCTGATCAGAGCGAGCTTCTGGTGTCTTACAGTGATGAATTTATCTATCTTTTTGCCAGAGATATTGGTTTGGGGCCTGATCCAACTCTTACTTCTCAGTTATCTGATGGCAATGATGTAGCTGATTCATCTAATTTGCCATCAGGGTCACCCCTCTCAAATGTCAACGCCAATGTAACTGGAGCTCCTCAGGCATACAAAGGGCATAGGAACTGCGAGACTGTGAAGGGCGTGAACTTTTTTGGGCCCAAATGTGAGTATGTCATGAGTGGATCAGACTGTGGTCGAATTTTCATTTGGAAAAAGAAGGGTGGGGAGCTCATTCGTGTGATTGAAGCTGATAAACACGTGGTGAATTGCATTGAATCTCATCCTCATGCTACTGTGTTGGCTAGCAGCGGAATTGAGCATGACATAAAAATATGGACTCCAAATAACATTGATAAAGCTACCTTACCCACAAATATTCAAAAG GATATGGTCTCAAACTCGATTCATCGTCGAATTGGTTTCTTAACCTTTGGCGGTTTTTATGATGACGATGATGGCCTCGGCTTCTATGACCTTAACGACGAAGACGACGACGACTCTGAAGATGATGACAGTCGTGACGATGACGACGATGGTGATGATTGTAACCATGATTACTCCACTGACAGTGATGAGGTTTTGAGTGAAGaggaggtggaggtggtggaaGTGGAAGAGGAGGCCGTGGAAAACGATGGTACTAATTTAACTTTACTCGGAGAATCAGAATACAGTGGTGATAGTGATAGTGATAGTGATGGCGATGATTCTGAGGATGGATTTGAGGAGGATGGTGACTTTGAAAATGCCGCTGCTGATGATTCACTTGTTGATCTCTGTGATATTGATGATTACACATTTTGA
- the LOC140826946 gene encoding uncharacterized protein isoform X2 produces the protein MMRKRPRTSLDYAIVDVWDREIGRLSARKFAHRLAASEDLVLRLCFVRTLAKHRGCVNTISFSAAGDILVSGSDDRRIILWDWETGSAKLSFHSGHRNNVFQAKFMPYTGDLSIVTCAADGEVRHAQIHDSGKVETHLLAKHQGRAHKLAIEPGSPHIFYTCGEDGLVQHIDLRTGTATSLFTCKPVQKQSYMSVVHLNAITIDPRNPNLFAVGGSDQLARLFDIRKYKWDASSEFDRPVDYFCPPHLTDDEHVGITGLAFSDQSELLVSYSDEFIYLFARDIGLGPDPTLTSQLSDGNDVADSSNLPSGSPLSNVNANVTGAPQAYKGHRNCETVKGVNFFGPKCEYVMSGSDCGRIFIWKKKGGELIRVIEADKHVVNCIESHPHATVLASSGIEHDIKIWTPNNIDKATLPTNIQKDMVSNSIHRRIGFLTFGGFYDDDDGLGFYDLNDEDDDDSEDDDSRDDDDDGDDCNHDYSTDSDEVLSEEEVEVVEVEEEAVENDGKT, from the exons ATGATGAGAAAGAGACCCAGAACGAGTCTAGACTACGCGATTGTTGATGTTTGGGATCGGGAAATTGGCCGTCTTTCCGCGCGGAAGTTTGCACATCGCCTTGCTGCGTCAGAG GATCTTGTGCTTCGTCTTTGTTTTGTGCGAACTCTAGCTAAACATCGAGGCTGTGTCAATACTATTAGCTTCAGTGCGGCTGGTGATATTCTTGTGTCAGGCTCTGATGATAGGAGGATCATTCTCTGGGACTGGGAAACTGGTAGTGCTAAACTTTCTTTCCATTCAGGTCATCGCAACAATGTTTTCCAAGCAAAGTTCATGCCATACACTGGAGACCTGAGCATTGTTACCTGCGCTGCTGATGGAGAG GTGAGACATGCTCAAATTCATGACTCAGGAAAAGTGGAGACCCATTTACTGGCAAAACATCAAGGACGAGCACACAAACTGGCGATTGAACCTGGAAGCCCACATATCTTTTATACCTGTGGTGAAGACGGCTTGGTTCAACAT ATTGATCTGAGAACTGGAACGGCTACCAGCCTTTTTACTTGTAAACCCGTGCAAAAACAAAGTTATATGTCCGTCGTCCATCTAAATGCAATCACTATAGATCCAAGAAATCCTAATTTATTTGCTGTAGGTGGATCTGATCAGCTGGCTAGACTATTTGATATTCGTAAATATAAGTGGGATGCGTCATCTGAATTTGATAGGCCTGTCGATTACTTTTGTCCCCCTCATTTGACAGACGATGAGCATGTGGGCATAACTGGGTTGGCATTTTCTGATCAGAGCGAGCTTCTGGTGTCTTACAGTGATGAATTTATCTATCTTTTTGCCAGAGATATTGGTTTGGGGCCTGATCCAACTCTTACTTCTCAGTTATCTGATGGCAATGATGTAGCTGATTCATCTAATTTGCCATCAGGGTCACCCCTCTCAAATGTCAACGCCAATGTAACTGGAGCTCCTCAGGCATACAAAGGGCATAGGAACTGCGAGACTGTGAAGGGCGTGAACTTTTTTGGGCCCAAATGTGAGTATGTCATGAGTGGATCAGACTGTGGTCGAATTTTCATTTGGAAAAAGAAGGGTGGGGAGCTCATTCGTGTGATTGAAGCTGATAAACACGTGGTGAATTGCATTGAATCTCATCCTCATGCTACTGTGTTGGCTAGCAGCGGAATTGAGCATGACATAAAAATATGGACTCCAAATAACATTGATAAAGCTACCTTACCCACAAATATTCAAAAG GATATGGTCTCAAACTCGATTCATCGTCGAATTGGTTTCTTAACCTTTGGCGGTTTTTATGATGACGATGATGGCCTCGGCTTCTATGACCTTAACGACGAAGACGACGACGACTCTGAAGATGATGACAGTCGTGACGATGACGACGATGGTGATGATTGTAACCATGATTACTCCACTGACAGTGATGAGGTTTTGAGTGAAGaggaggtggaggtggtggaaGTGGAAGAGGAGGCCGTGGAAAACGATG GGAAGACCTAA
- the LOC140826946 gene encoding uncharacterized protein isoform X3 — protein sequence MMRKRPRTSLDYAIVDVWDREIGRLSARKFAHRLAASEDLVLRLCFVRTLAKHRGCVNTISFSAAGDILVSGSDDRRIILWDWETGSAKLSFHSGHRNNVFQAKFMPYTGDLSIVTCAADGEVRHAQIHDSGKVETHLLAKHQGRAHKLAIEPGSPHIFYTCGEDGLVQHIDLRTGTATSLFTCKPVQKQSYMSVVHLNAITIDPRNPNLFAVGGSDQLARLFDIRKYKWDASSEFDRPVDYFCPPHLTDDEHVGITGLAFSDQSELLVSYSDEFIYLFARDIGLGPDPTLTSQLSDGNDVADSSNLPSGSPLSNVNANVTGAPQAYKGHRNCETVKGVNFFGPKCEYVMSGSDCGRIFIWKKKGGELIRVIEADKHVVNCIESHPHATVLASSGIEHDIKIWTPNNIDKATLPTNIQKGRPKPKGGWMHRMVSPDDLMLHLFSLQRGWRDSPSPSPSPDGTGENVDVGRELLQLLLTFDDGGDTTSAEDCSI from the exons ATGATGAGAAAGAGACCCAGAACGAGTCTAGACTACGCGATTGTTGATGTTTGGGATCGGGAAATTGGCCGTCTTTCCGCGCGGAAGTTTGCACATCGCCTTGCTGCGTCAGAG GATCTTGTGCTTCGTCTTTGTTTTGTGCGAACTCTAGCTAAACATCGAGGCTGTGTCAATACTATTAGCTTCAGTGCGGCTGGTGATATTCTTGTGTCAGGCTCTGATGATAGGAGGATCATTCTCTGGGACTGGGAAACTGGTAGTGCTAAACTTTCTTTCCATTCAGGTCATCGCAACAATGTTTTCCAAGCAAAGTTCATGCCATACACTGGAGACCTGAGCATTGTTACCTGCGCTGCTGATGGAGAG GTGAGACATGCTCAAATTCATGACTCAGGAAAAGTGGAGACCCATTTACTGGCAAAACATCAAGGACGAGCACACAAACTGGCGATTGAACCTGGAAGCCCACATATCTTTTATACCTGTGGTGAAGACGGCTTGGTTCAACAT ATTGATCTGAGAACTGGAACGGCTACCAGCCTTTTTACTTGTAAACCCGTGCAAAAACAAAGTTATATGTCCGTCGTCCATCTAAATGCAATCACTATAGATCCAAGAAATCCTAATTTATTTGCTGTAGGTGGATCTGATCAGCTGGCTAGACTATTTGATATTCGTAAATATAAGTGGGATGCGTCATCTGAATTTGATAGGCCTGTCGATTACTTTTGTCCCCCTCATTTGACAGACGATGAGCATGTGGGCATAACTGGGTTGGCATTTTCTGATCAGAGCGAGCTTCTGGTGTCTTACAGTGATGAATTTATCTATCTTTTTGCCAGAGATATTGGTTTGGGGCCTGATCCAACTCTTACTTCTCAGTTATCTGATGGCAATGATGTAGCTGATTCATCTAATTTGCCATCAGGGTCACCCCTCTCAAATGTCAACGCCAATGTAACTGGAGCTCCTCAGGCATACAAAGGGCATAGGAACTGCGAGACTGTGAAGGGCGTGAACTTTTTTGGGCCCAAATGTGAGTATGTCATGAGTGGATCAGACTGTGGTCGAATTTTCATTTGGAAAAAGAAGGGTGGGGAGCTCATTCGTGTGATTGAAGCTGATAAACACGTGGTGAATTGCATTGAATCTCATCCTCATGCTACTGTGTTGGCTAGCAGCGGAATTGAGCATGACATAAAAATATGGACTCCAAATAACATTGATAAAGCTACCTTACCCACAAATATTCAAAAG GGAAGACCTAAACCAAAAGGCGGTTGGATGCACCGAATGGTTTCTCCGGATGATCTGATGTTGCATTTATTTTCGCTACAACGGGGATGGCGCGACTCCCCCTCCCCCTCCCCCTCCCCCGATGGTACTGGAGAAAATGTAGATGTCGGGAGGGAGCTGCTACAGCTTCTTCTTACATTTGATGATGGCGGAGACACCACAAGTGCCGAAGACTGTTCCATCTGA